In Microbulbifer sp. THAF38, the sequence GGCGGAAAACTTGAAGCTGGACCAACCGGTAATCACCGAACTGGGCCCACCCACCGGCGTCGCAGAGCAAAATGAAAATCCACAGGCAAGTGCGGAAGAGCCCTCGCAGGAGTCCCTGCCCCAAGCGGAAAACCTGCAGTTAGACCAGCCCATCGGCGAGTTCGAAGGGGCTCCAAAAGGCTCCACAAACCAAGAGGCGCAAGCCAAACCCGCGGAAAAACCGGCAACTCCGCCAGAAGCCCCCCCAGCCGGCAATGTTTCCCTGGAAGTGGAAAAGGCCAAGCCCCTGCGCCTGCTCGGTGCCGAAGTTGCCCCGGCAACCTCCACCCGCCTGGCCTGGTCCCCCAGCCAGCACTTTGAGGGCGTCTACAGTCCCACCGCCGTATTAGTTGTCAACGGCGCCAATCCTGGTCCGGTACTCTGTCTGACCGCCGCCGTTCATGGGGATGAATTAAATGGCGTGGAGACGGTGCGCAGGGTCATGTACAACCTGGATGCTGAGCAGTTGAGCGGCGCTGTGATTGGCGTACCCATCGTCAACCTGCAGGGTTTCCATCGCAGCTCCCGCTACCTCACCGATCGCCGCGACCTGAACCGGCACTTCCCCGGGGACCCCAACGGCTCCTCCGCTTCACGGATCGCCAATTCTTTTTTCCACGAGATTATCAGCCACTGCAACGCCGTGGTTGACCTGCACACCGGCTCTTTTTATCGCACTAACCTGCCGCAATTACGCGGTGATCTGACCAACCCGAGAATCGTGAAAATGACCAAGGGCTTCGGCTCCACGGTGGTGTTGCACAGCGCCGGGGCCAAAGGCACCCTGCGCCGCGCTGCTGTGGAGGCGGGCATCCCCACCGTAACCCTGGAAGCCGGCGCCCCCATGGTGCTGGACGAGCGCTCGGTCAGCCACAGCGTGAAAGGGATTCGCACACTGCTCAACCAGCTGGGCATGGTGAATAAATTCCGCCTTTGGGGAGACCCGGAGCCCGTGTACTACAACTCCACCTGGCAGCGCTCCTCTACCGGCGGCATTATTTTCAGCGAGGTAGAGTTGGGAGAATTTGTGCGCAAAGGAGATCTTCTGGGCACCGTAACTAACCCCATCACCAATGTGCGCACGGAAATCCGCTCGCAGCACAACGGCCGTATCCTCGGCATGGCGCTGGATCAGGTGGTACAACCGGGCTTCGCCGCTTACCACATCGGCATCCAGGCTCCGCAGGAGCAAATCAGCCCTCCGGAGGAGGTGGTCGCAGAAGAACCACCGGTGCAAAAACCCCAGCCCCAGGCAACGAATGCTGCGAGCGAAGCTAGCGATGGCACCGCCGAATTAAGGGGTGATGAGGATTAACCCTCTACTGTGGATTACTTACCTTGTCGATAATCCTGGGCTGGGGCTGTACGAGAGGCTCCGGCTGCAGGGTGATGTGATCAATATCAAAGCGTTTGATTAAAGTCTCCCGTAAGCGCTCCAGCACCGCCGGCCAGGCGGTTAGATCATCCACCACAATATGCGCCGACAGGGAGATGGTGCTGGAATCCAGGCGCCAGATATGCAGGTCGTGCACTGAGCGCACACCGACCACAGCTGCCAGGGTCTCACCCACCACTGGCAGGCTCAATTCCCGCGGCACACGCTCCATCAGCACATCCACCGAGTCGCGCAGCAGGCGCACGCAAGAGAGCAAAATCAGCAGGCAGATCAGCAGGGACAACAACGGGTCAATCGGCACCCAACCGGTAAAATAAATCACCGCACCAGAAATCAACGCCGCCACAGAGCCCAACATATCCCCCATCACATGCAGGAGAGCGCCGCGAATATTGAGTGTGCGCTCACCCCGGTAGAGCACCCAGGCCGCAAGGATATTGATCAGCAACCCGATAAAGGCAATCACCATCACCGTACTGCCATGTACCGGCTGGGGATTGCGCAAGCGATCAATCGCCGCAAAGGCAATCCCCGCCACAATCAACAACATAATCAGGCCATTGGTTACCGCCGCCAGCACCTCGGCGCGGCCCCAACCGAATGACAATTCCCGGTCCGCCGGTTTTTTGGCCAATACTGCCGCCACAGCGCCGAGTGCCAGGGCGAAAGAGTCAGTGAGCATATGCCCGGCATCACTGAGAAGCGCCAGGGAGCCGGATAACCAGCCGCCAATGGCCTCCACAAAGGAAAATCCCAATGTGAGGACCAGGGCAATCACTAACGGACGCAAGGCGCCGTTGCCCGTGCGGTGGTGGACGTGATCGTGCATAGATTCCCTCCCTATCAATCCCTCGGGATACGCAATTTTTTGCAGCGCTTACCCGTAGAAGCGCTTAGTTTTTACGGCCCAGAGTAATACGCTCCCAGCCGGAATAATCTTTGCGGCTCTCTACCGCGCAGTAACCCGCGGCGCTAAAAATTTCCCGTACAGACTCGGCCTGCTGCCAACCGTGTTCCACCAGCAACCAGCCACCGCCTTGCAGAAAGTCTGCAGCGTCTCTGGCGATCCTCTCTATATCCGCCAGTCCCTGATGCGGAGCAACCAGCGCAGAGTGCGGCTCAAAGCGCACATCACCCTGGGCCAAATGTGGATCGGCCGCATCGATATAAGGGGGGTTGCTGACGATCAGGCCAAATTGCCGGGGCGGCAACCGTGTGAACCAATCGCTTTCAAGAACCTGAACATTGGCAAAGCCGAGCCGTTTGCGGTTTTCCTCAGCGAGTGCCAGAGCGGCCGGGGATTTCTCCGCGGCGACAATCTGCCAACCGGGCTTTTCCGAGGCCAGCGCCAGGGCTATGGCACCGGTGCCAGTGCCCAAATCGAGTGCGCGCAATTTCTCTTGAGGGCAGAGTTCCAGGGCGGTCTCCACCAACAACTCCGTATCCGGCCGGGGAATTAATGTGGAGGCATCAACCTTCAAAGTGAGCGACCAAAATTCCCGCACGCCAGTCAGGTGGGCCACCGGCTCACCATTTTTGCGTCGCGCCAGCAGAGTATCCAATTCCTCCTGCTCACTCGGGCTCAGCTCGTATTCCGGCCAGGTATAGAGCCAAGTGCGCTCGCGACCGAGAATATGCGCGAGCAGCACCTCTATATCGAGACGCGCCGACTCGCTATCGGTGAGTTCAATACTGCGGGAAAGATTGTCCTTCACACTGCTCATAGGAAAGTGCTACCCAATAGCGGCAAACAAAACGTCAACTATTGTCCCATCGCCGCCAGCTGATCCGCCTGGTGTTCGGTACGCAGCGGCTCAATCACCTCTTCCAGGGCACCCTGCATCACTTCATCGAGCTTGTACAAGGTCAGTCCAATACGATGGTCGGTCACCCGGCCCTGGGGATAGTTGTAGGTACGAATACGCTCGGAGCGATCGCCGCTGCCCACCAGGCTGCGGCGCGCGTCAGAAATTTCCCGTGCTGCGGCTGCTTCCTGTTCACTGGAAAGTTTGGCCTGCAGCAGCGCCATCGCCTTGGCTTTGTTCTTGTGCTGGGAGCGTTCATCCTGACACTCCACGACGATGCCACTAGGGAGGTGGGTCAGGCGCACGGCGGAGTCGGTTTTGTTAACGTGCTGACCGCCTGCACCAGAGGCGCGGTAGGTATCCACGCGCAGATCGGCCTTATTGATCTCGATCGCGTCGCGCTCGTCTGGCTCCGGCATCACCGCTACGGTACAGGCGGAAGTGTGAATACGTCCCTGGGACTCGGTTTCCGGCACCCGCTGCACACGGTGTGCACCGGATTCAAATTTCAGTTTGGCGTAGACATCCTCACCGGCCACACGAGTGATAATCTCTTTGTAACCACCGTGTTCCCCAGCATTCTCACTGACTATCTCGATGCGCCAGCCCTGTTTTTCCGCATAGCGGGAGTACATGCGAAACAGATCGCCAGAAAAAATCGCCGCTTCATCGCCGCCGGTACCGGCGCGAATTTCCAGGAAGACGTTCTTGCGATCATTGGGGTCGCGGGGCAGCAGTAGGGTCTGCAGCTCGCGCTCCATGGGTTCAACCTGAACCTCGGCCTCGCGCAACTCCTCTTGGGCCATTTCGCGCATTTCCGGGTCGCTCTCGCCGAGCATTTCCCGCGCCGCCGCCATATCCTCCTGCAGCTGCTTGTAGCGGCCGTAGCACTTGACCACCTCTTCCAGCTCTGAGTACTCCCGCGACAGCTCGCGGAACTGGTCCTGATCGGAGATCACACTGGCATCACCGAGCAGTGCAGACACCTCTTCGTGGCGCTCCTGCAGATTCTCCAGCTTGTTCAGTAGGGATTCTTTCATTTCTGTTTTTTCTCTAATTCGGTATCGGCGAGGTCGTCGAGCCCCACCACTTCGCGGGCAATACGCAGCCGCTCCAGGTCGCCATCCGCAGTCGCTTTTCTCAGGCTAATCGTGGGAGCATGAATCAATTTATTGGTCAGTGAGCGGGCCAGCTGCTCCATCAAGCGCCTGGGATCTTCGCCCTTATCGAGCTGTAACAGGACTCGCTCAAGCTCGGTCCCACTGATTTGTTGGGCGCGCTGGCGGTAGCTGCGGATCGTGTCCACCGCTCCGAGGGCACGTCCCTCTTTGGTAAATTCCGCCGCAGCGCTATCTACGATCTCCCCGGCGGCCTCGGCGGCGCGCTCACGGGAGCGCATTCCTTCATCGATCACACCGCGCAGATCGTCAACGCTGTACAGGTAGACATCGTCGAGTTCACCGACCTCGGTTTCGATATCCCGCGGCACCGCGATATCCACCATAAACATGGGGCTGTGGCGGCGCTTGCGCAGGGCGGACTCCACCGCGCCCTTGCCCAAAATCGGCAACTGGCTGGCGGTGGAACTGATCACGATATCGGCACGAGCCAGGTGCTCGGGAATATCTGCCAACAGTATTGCCTCAGCGCCAAAGTTTTCCGCCAGTAACTGTGCGCGGCTCAGAGTGCGGTTGGCCACAATCAACTGCTTGATGCCCTGGTCCAACAGGTGACGCGCCACCAACTCCACCGTCTCACCGGCACCGATCAACAGTGCGGTCTGTTTCTTCAGGTCAGTAAAAATACGCGAGGCCAGGGACACCGCCGCATAGGCGACAGAAACCGGGTTTTCACCGATTGCCGTCTCGGTGCGCACCTTTTTCGCTATGGTAAACACCCGCTGGAAGACCCGGTGTAACTCGCTGCCGACACTGCCACACTCCCGCGCCACTGCGTAGGCTGACTTGAACTGACCGAGAATCTGCGGCTCCCCGAGGACCAGTGAATCGAGACCGCAGGCCACACGCATCATATGGCGCACCGCCTCCTCTCCGGTGTGGATATAGCTGCAACCCCGCAGCTGCTCCAGTGGCACCTGATGGTATTGCGCCAGCCACTGCAGCAGCGGCTCCGCTTCCACATTCCCATAGATCTCGGTACGGTTGCAGGTGGAGAGAATGGCGAGCTCCCGGCAATCGAGCGCCTTGCGCGCATCCCCCAGGGCACCGGGCATCACCTCGGGCGCAAAAGCGACCCGTTCGCGCACCTCGATAGGCGCACTGTCGTGGTTGATCCCCAGGGTAACAATTGGCATAGAATTCCGTCGGCTAAATCTAGAGGCGCGTCATCCGCATTGGGGGCGCATTTTCACGGGCTGTCGCTTCGCTTGCAAGCTGGTGATACGGTTTAATTGTGCGCTGATTTGTGCAACCGGCCCAGGGCCCGCACTCCAGGAGCGGATTCACGGCTAGAATTATATGGCGATAAACGTTTAAAACGCGCCACTCTTACACCGCTTCTCCGCAGCAGCCATGTATGGATACGATCTATGCTCCCATCCCGCCACCCGCACACCCAATGTAGAACCAAAGCCCCATCGCTCTGTGCATTCTGCCTGTCACTCGCCTACCTGCTGGGTGCCTGTGCTCAAGCACCGTCTCAACCGGCAACTAGCGAAGAGTCCCAACGCCAACCCCAAACACAGGAACAGCGCAGCGATGAGCAGACGACTGTCGCCGCGGAAGAGAGCGAAGCCCGCAGCTTTCCCATAGATACCTTTTACACACTACTGGTAGCCGAAGTCGCCGGTATCCGCGAACAGTACGACGTAGCCCTAGCCAACTACTACCACCAGGCTGAGGTCACCAAAGATGCCGGAGTTGCAGCCCGTGCGACCCGCATTGCACGTTTTCTCAATGCTCGCCAGGCCGCTCTGCGCTCAGCGCAGCTATGGGCCGAACTGGAGCCGGATAATGCCGATGCCCAGCTGGCACTAACTGCAGAGCTCACCCTAGCAGGGGAATTTTTAGAGGCCCTGAAACACGCGGAGAAGGCACTGGCTCTCGGCGGTAAAGCACCGATGCAATCCCTCGCCGCCACCGCCATCGGCCACGAACAACTGGACGATCAGCTCCGTGCAGAATTCGCTCGGCTCTCCGAGATTTACCCCTACGACGATGAAGTGGTCATGGCCCACGCCATGGTGCTGCGCGATGCCAAACAGTACCGGCGGGCCCTCTCTCTGGTCCGCCGTGTTCAGGAGCAACACCCAGACCAGCTGGATGCCCCACTGCTGCAGAGTCACTTACTGGTGGACTTGGGTAGACGCAAAGAAGCTATCCAGCTGCTGGAAAATTTAGTCAAAATTTACCCGGAAGAAACCCGTTTACGTTTGCAATACGCGCGCCTACTCATCCGCGAAGATCTGGCCCTCGCGCGCCAGCAATTCGCCGAGTTGGTCAAGCAGCGCCCAGAAGACGGTAACCTGATCTTATCCCTGGCGCTGATCCACTATGAAACCAACCAGCTCGCTGAAGCCAAACCTTTACTCGACCGGCTACTAGAACTGGAGCAGCACGAATCGGCGGCACACTTTTACCTCGGTGGGCTCGCGGAGAAACAGGGCGACAACGACACCGCCGCCGCGCATCTCAAGCAAGTGGAGCCCGGAGCTGATTATGTAGAGGCCATCACCACGGGCACCAAATTGCTCGCGGCCAGTGGGAAACACCACGAAAACAGCCAATGGTTTGCCGAGTTGCGCGAGCGACACCCCGTACAGGCAGAACATTTTTTCCTGATGGAGGTCGAATTGCTGCGCAAGAGTGGCGAACCACAGATGGCGCTGCAACTGGCTGATCAAGCTGTAGCCACTCTGAGCAACAGCGGTCGCTTGATTTATACCCGCGCCCTGCTCAACGACCAGCTCGGCAATAGCGCGGAGTTTGAGCGGGACTTGCGCAAGCTGCTGGAACGCGATCCAGACAACGCCACGGTTTTAAACGCACTGGGCTACAAGTTGATCGATGATGAATCCCGTCGCCCGGAGGCCCTGCAGTTAATCAGCCGGGCCCTGGAACTGGAGCCCGAGGACCCGGCCATCATCGACAGCATGGGCTGGGTGCAGTACCGTCTGGGAAATTATCGCGCCGCGGAAAAATATTTGCGCCGGGCTCTGGAGAAACTGCCGGATCACGAAATCTCCGCCCACTTGGGAGAAGTACTCTGGGTTCTAGGGGATCGAGATGCTGCGCTCAAAGTCTGGAAAGACGGGTTGACCGCCAACCCCGAGAGCAAGATCATCCCGGCAGCGATGAAACGTCTGCAAATCAAAGAAACACTGGAACAACATGCATCTGACAACTGACGCCGCCAACCGTAAGTTTTCTTTTTTACTGGTAACAGCCCTCACCCTGTTGATCTCCGCCTGTGCCGGTCAGAAAACCAAGGAACCCGCTGCGGCGGAAAGCCCCGGCGAAACTGCAGCGCCCACATCGGTTGCCCAACTCAAGCAATGGAGTATTAAAGGCAAGCTAGGTGTGCGCTCTCCCGCTGATAACGGCAGTGCCAACCTGACCTGGCAGCAGAGCGGCCCGCAAAATTTTCGTATTCACCTGAGCGGCCCTCTCGGTGCCGGTACTACGGTGATATCCGGTTCCGCCGGAGGTGTCAGCCTGGTGCGCGGCAATGAAGCCCCTGTGGTGGCCCGCGACGCTGCCCAACTCACCCAACAGACTCTGGGTTGGCCCCTGCCCGCCAAGGAAATGTTCTACTGGGTGCGCGGCCTTCCCGCGCCCGGCCCCAGAGGCGCAGAAAAACATAACGGCCGGGGTGAGCTTCAGAGCCTGCAGCAATCCGGCTGGTCGCTGCGCTTTAGCGATTACCGCCAAAACGGTCCCTACCTCCTTCCCACTCGCATTAAAGCCCAAACCAACGGTGTCGCCGGACCGGTACAGGTGACCCTGGTGATCAAGGAGTGGGGTTTTTAAATGCCCAACTCCTAGCATGCGGGTATTATGGTGCCACCAGAATTAACCGGCCCACTCATCCCGCATGCTGACTTTACCCGCGCCCGCCAAACTCAACCTAATCCTACGTATACTCGGCCGTCGCCCCGATGGCTACCACGAACTGCAGACCCTTTTCCAAATACTCGATTACGGCGACAGCCTTGTATTCTCCCTGCGGGACGATGGGGTTATTAGCGTCGACGCGGGAACTCTAGACGTTCCCGAACAGGACAACCTGGTTTACCGCGCAGCCCAGCTGCTTCGTAAAAATATACAGAAGCAAGATGTCGCTCTTCCCGGTGTCCATATCCGCCTGAATAAAAAACTGCCACACGGCGGTGGTATTGGCGGCGGCAGTAGCGATGCTGCCACTACACTGCTCGGCCTTAATTATCTTTGGCAATGTCATTTATCGATCGAAAGCCTCGCCGAGCTGGGCCGACAACTCGGTGCGGATATACCGGTGTTTGTGCGCGGGCGTACCGCCTGGGCCGAGGGGGTCGGGGAAAAACTCACACCACTTTGCACAGAAAAACGCCACTATTTAGTCGTAGCTCCCGGCTGCCAAGTGAGCACTGCAAAAATTTTTTCCGATTCCCGTTTGACAAGAGATTCCGTCGCAATTACATTAGCGGCCCTTCGCGAGGGGCAGCTCAATGAAAAGCCACTCAGCAGCAAAAAACTGGAAGCTTTTTCCGGTAACGACTGCCAGGCACTCGTTGAGAGTCTCTACCCTGAAGTTCGCGATGCCCGAGAGTGGCTGCAGCAATTTGCTCCAGCACAGCTCACCGGCACCGGAGGCTGTGTTTTCGCCGCCTTCGAAACTGAGCAAGCAGCCCAAACGGCACTTGCCAGACTACCGCGAAAATGGCAGGGTTTTGTTGCAGCCGGCGTACAGGTTTCACCGGTACACCAGCGACTCGCGAAATTAACCTCAAGCGATTGAGGAAAGATGCTGGGGCGTAGCCAAGCGGTAAGGCAGCGGGTTTTGATCCCGTCATGCGAAGGTTCGAATCCTTCCGCCCCAGCCATTTTCTTTTACGCAGTGGCACCAGCAAAAACCCGGTTCCGACATGTTCCAGTCGACACTGATCCAACCGGCCAAGGCCACCCGTAGCGGGCTGCAAAAAGCCTATCCCCGAATTCAAAGAAACAATGTCGAAGGCAGCTTTGCGCGCAAACCCCTGCCGGCGACCCGGAGGCTCTCCGAACATCAAAGCAACCACCTGGGTGATCCGGGACGGCCAGCACATTTACCCGCTTTGCTACCCGTACTATCGCCCCCTATAAAAAGTGGTGCTATCGCATCCTAACTGCTAGCAAATAATGCCGGCATCTACACTTCAACTCACTTCAAGACAGAATTAAAGGAACTCGCAGTGGCTGACTTAATGGTCTTTACCGGCAACGCAAACCCGGAACTGGCACAAAAGGTTGTCGACCATATGGCGATCCCCTTGGGCGAAGCTACGGTCAAGCGCTTCTCCGATGGCGAGATCGCTGTTGAAATTACCGATAACGTGCGCGGCCGCGATGTTTTCGTGGTGCAGTCCACCTGCCAGCCCACCAATCGCAACCTGATGGAGTTGATCCTGTTGGTAGACGCCCTGCGCCGTGCATCCGCCGGTCGCGTTACCGCAGTGGTACCCTACTTCGGCTACGCCCGTCAGGACCGCCGCGTGCGCTCCCAGCGAGTGCCGATTTCTGCAAAAGTAGTTGCCGATATGATGGTGAGCGTGGGCATCGACCGCGTACTGACCGTCGATCTGCACGCCGAGCAGATTCAGGGCTTCTTCGATGTCCCTGTGGATAACGTTTACGGTTCCTCCGTACTGCTCGACGATATTGAGCGTCAGAAGTACCAGAACATGGT encodes:
- a CDS encoding succinylglutamate desuccinylase/aspartoacylase family protein, whose translation is MIPRPIPNRPRRLLSLALLLTSAQTWALSDSSGAQEKPQEKVQEKVQGENRAEAVSKAENLKLDQPVITELGPPTGVAEQNENPQASAEEPSQESLPQAENLQLDQPIGEFEGAPKGSTNQEAQAKPAEKPATPPEAPPAGNVSLEVEKAKPLRLLGAEVAPATSTRLAWSPSQHFEGVYSPTAVLVVNGANPGPVLCLTAAVHGDELNGVETVRRVMYNLDAEQLSGAVIGVPIVNLQGFHRSSRYLTDRRDLNRHFPGDPNGSSASRIANSFFHEIISHCNAVVDLHTGSFYRTNLPQLRGDLTNPRIVKMTKGFGSTVVLHSAGAKGTLRRAAVEAGIPTVTLEAGAPMVLDERSVSHSVKGIRTLLNQLGMVNKFRLWGDPEPVYYNSTWQRSSTGGIIFSEVELGEFVRKGDLLGTVTNPITNVRTEIRSQHNGRILGMALDQVVQPGFAAYHIGIQAPQEQISPPEEVVAEEPPVQKPQPQATNAASEASDGTAELRGDED
- a CDS encoding cation diffusion facilitator family transporter, translated to MHDHVHHRTGNGALRPLVIALVLTLGFSFVEAIGGWLSGSLALLSDAGHMLTDSFALALGAVAAVLAKKPADRELSFGWGRAEVLAAVTNGLIMLLIVAGIAFAAIDRLRNPQPVHGSTVMVIAFIGLLINILAAWVLYRGERTLNIRGALLHVMGDMLGSVAALISGAVIYFTGWVPIDPLLSLLICLLILLSCVRLLRDSVDVLMERVPRELSLPVVGETLAAVVGVRSVHDLHIWRLDSSTISLSAHIVVDDLTAWPAVLERLRETLIKRFDIDHITLQPEPLVQPQPRIIDKVSNPQ
- the prmC gene encoding peptide chain release factor N(5)-glutamine methyltransferase, producing the protein MSSVKDNLSRSIELTDSESARLDIEVLLAHILGRERTWLYTWPEYELSPSEQEELDTLLARRKNGEPVAHLTGVREFWSLTLKVDASTLIPRPDTELLVETALELCPQEKLRALDLGTGTGAIALALASEKPGWQIVAAEKSPAALALAEENRKRLGFANVQVLESDWFTRLPPRQFGLIVSNPPYIDAADPHLAQGDVRFEPHSALVAPHQGLADIERIARDAADFLQGGGWLLVEHGWQQAESVREIFSAAGYCAVESRKDYSGWERITLGRKN
- the prfA gene encoding peptide chain release factor 1; the protein is MKESLLNKLENLQERHEEVSALLGDASVISDQDQFRELSREYSELEEVVKCYGRYKQLQEDMAAAREMLGESDPEMREMAQEELREAEVQVEPMERELQTLLLPRDPNDRKNVFLEIRAGTGGDEAAIFSGDLFRMYSRYAEKQGWRIEIVSENAGEHGGYKEIITRVAGEDVYAKLKFESGAHRVQRVPETESQGRIHTSACTVAVMPEPDERDAIEINKADLRVDTYRASGAGGQHVNKTDSAVRLTHLPSGIVVECQDERSQHKNKAKAMALLQAKLSSEQEAAAAREISDARRSLVGSGDRSERIRTYNYPQGRVTDHRIGLTLYKLDEVMQGALEEVIEPLRTEHQADQLAAMGQ
- the hemA gene encoding glutamyl-tRNA reductase encodes the protein MPIVTLGINHDSAPIEVRERVAFAPEVMPGALGDARKALDCRELAILSTCNRTEIYGNVEAEPLLQWLAQYHQVPLEQLRGCSYIHTGEEAVRHMMRVACGLDSLVLGEPQILGQFKSAYAVARECGSVGSELHRVFQRVFTIAKKVRTETAIGENPVSVAYAAVSLASRIFTDLKKQTALLIGAGETVELVARHLLDQGIKQLIVANRTLSRAQLLAENFGAEAILLADIPEHLARADIVISSTASQLPILGKGAVESALRKRRHSPMFMVDIAVPRDIETEVGELDDVYLYSVDDLRGVIDEGMRSRERAAEAAGEIVDSAAAEFTKEGRALGAVDTIRSYRQRAQQISGTELERVLLQLDKGEDPRRLMEQLARSLTNKLIHAPTISLRKATADGDLERLRIAREVVGLDDLADTELEKKQK
- a CDS encoding tetratricopeptide repeat protein, which codes for MLPSRHPHTQCRTKAPSLCAFCLSLAYLLGACAQAPSQPATSEESQRQPQTQEQRSDEQTTVAAEESEARSFPIDTFYTLLVAEVAGIREQYDVALANYYHQAEVTKDAGVAARATRIARFLNARQAALRSAQLWAELEPDNADAQLALTAELTLAGEFLEALKHAEKALALGGKAPMQSLAATAIGHEQLDDQLRAEFARLSEIYPYDDEVVMAHAMVLRDAKQYRRALSLVRRVQEQHPDQLDAPLLQSHLLVDLGRRKEAIQLLENLVKIYPEETRLRLQYARLLIREDLALARQQFAELVKQRPEDGNLILSLALIHYETNQLAEAKPLLDRLLELEQHESAAHFYLGGLAEKQGDNDTAAAHLKQVEPGADYVEAITTGTKLLAASGKHHENSQWFAELRERHPVQAEHFFLMEVELLRKSGEPQMALQLADQAVATLSNSGRLIYTRALLNDQLGNSAEFERDLRKLLERDPDNATVLNALGYKLIDDESRRPEALQLISRALELEPEDPAIIDSMGWVQYRLGNYRAAEKYLRRALEKLPDHEISAHLGEVLWVLGDRDAALKVWKDGLTANPESKIIPAAMKRLQIKETLEQHASDN
- the lolB gene encoding lipoprotein insertase outer membrane protein LolB, with the translated sequence MHLTTDAANRKFSFLLVTALTLLISACAGQKTKEPAAAESPGETAAPTSVAQLKQWSIKGKLGVRSPADNGSANLTWQQSGPQNFRIHLSGPLGAGTTVISGSAGGVSLVRGNEAPVVARDAAQLTQQTLGWPLPAKEMFYWVRGLPAPGPRGAEKHNGRGELQSLQQSGWSLRFSDYRQNGPYLLPTRIKAQTNGVAGPVQVTLVIKEWGF
- the ispE gene encoding 4-(cytidine 5'-diphospho)-2-C-methyl-D-erythritol kinase; this translates as MLTLPAPAKLNLILRILGRRPDGYHELQTLFQILDYGDSLVFSLRDDGVISVDAGTLDVPEQDNLVYRAAQLLRKNIQKQDVALPGVHIRLNKKLPHGGGIGGGSSDAATTLLGLNYLWQCHLSIESLAELGRQLGADIPVFVRGRTAWAEGVGEKLTPLCTEKRHYLVVAPGCQVSTAKIFSDSRLTRDSVAITLAALREGQLNEKPLSSKKLEAFSGNDCQALVESLYPEVRDAREWLQQFAPAQLTGTGGCVFAAFETEQAAQTALARLPRKWQGFVAAGVQVSPVHQRLAKLTSSD
- a CDS encoding ribose-phosphate pyrophosphokinase; protein product: MVFTGNANPELAQKVVDHMAIPLGEATVKRFSDGEIAVEITDNVRGRDVFVVQSTCQPTNRNLMELILLVDALRRASAGRVTAVVPYFGYARQDRRVRSQRVPISAKVVADMMVSVGIDRVLTVDLHAEQIQGFFDVPVDNVYGSSVLLDDIERQKYQNMVVVSPDIGGVVRARAVAKSLDCDLAIIDKRRPAANVAEVMNIIGEVSGRTCLLVDDMVDTAGTLCNAANALKEHGAEKVVAYCTHPVLSGNAISNLNNSVLDELVVTDSIPLGDKMEKAPKIRQLTLAAMLAESMRRISNEESLSAMFR